One window of the Dendropsophus ebraccatus isolate aDenEbr1 chromosome 12, aDenEbr1.pat, whole genome shotgun sequence genome contains the following:
- the LOC138769518 gene encoding galactoside alpha-(1,2)-fucosyltransferase 2-like → MKQPASTAGTPAKMSRRFFWFIALTLLFLVVLRFSYIYHSNLDVNMFMKAIKERTLYNALEGKLLRKEPLPESNPKPLTGMWTVNAIGRLGNLMGEYATLFALAKMNGHQAYIFQDMHSQLSKIFKITLPVLHQDVYNRMKWRHYGLNDWMSDEYRHIEGEYVILTGYPCSFTFYHHIRNEILREFTFHDFIKEESNAYLEKIRGDRKNVTFVGVHVRRGDYIHVMPNTWKGVVADKGYLQKATDYFRKKYQNPIFVVTSNGMDWCKENMDNSLGDVHFAGDGQEGSPSRDFALLAHCNHTIMTIGTFGIWVGYLVGGETVYLTNYTLPDSPFLQLFKYEAAFLPEWIGIPADLSPLLKKKEP, encoded by the coding sequence CTGGGACCCCTGCTAAAATGAGCAGACGTTTTTTCTGGTTCATCGCGTTGACTTTACTTTTCCTTGTCGTCTTGAGGTTCTCTTATATTTATCACTCCAATTTGGATGTTAACATGTTCATGAAGGCGATTAAAGAGCGGACTCTGTACAATGCTTTAGAAGGCAAACTTCTCAGAAAAGAACCGCTGCCAGAAAGCAACCCCAAACCACTGACGGGTATGTGGACTGTCAATGCTATTGGACGTTTGGGCAACCTTATGGGAGAGTATGCAACGCTATTTGCCCTTGCCAAGATGAACGGCCACCAAGCTTACATTTTCCAAGATATGCACAGCCAACTGTCAAAGATCTTTAAGATTACATTACCTGTTCTTCACCAAGATGTCTACAACCGCATGAAGTGGAGACATTATGGTCTTAACGATTGGATGTCTGATGAGTACCGACACATTGAAGGCGAATATGTCATCCTTACGGGTTACCCTTGTTCATTTACTTTCTACCACCATATAAGAAATGAGATTCTTCGAGAATTCACTTTCCATGATTTTATCAAAGAGGAGTCTAACGCTTACCTCGAGAAAATTAGAGGAGACCGGAAGAACGTCACCTTTGTTGGGGTTCATGTTCGGAGAGGAGACTATATACATGTGATGCCAAATACATGGAAAGGGGTGGTCGCTGACAAGGGTTACTTGCAAAAAGCAACAGACTACTTTAGAAAAAAGTATCAGAACCCTATTTTTGTTGTGACCAGTAATGGGATGGACTGGTGTAAAGAGAACATGGACAATTCATTGGGTGATGTCCACTTTGCTGGAGATGGCCAGGAAGGCTCACCCAGTCGGGATTTTGCTTTGTTGGCTCATTGTAACCACACCATCATGACCATAGGGACGTTTGGTATTTGGGTTGGCTATTTGGTAGGAGGAGAAACCGTCTACCTAACAAACTACACTTTACCTGACTCTCCTTTTCTTCAACTTTTTAAGTATGAAGCTGCTTTTCTTCCAGAATGGATCGGGATTCCAGCGGATCTCTCgccacttcttaaaaaaaaagagcCTTAA